DNA from Actinomycetota bacterium:
GATCACCGCGAACATCGACGGAAAGCCGATAGACCTCCGCGTGGCCACCCTCCCCTCCGTATGGGGCGAGAAGGTCGTCCTGCGCATCCTGGATCGCGCGCAGTCGGTGCTCAGGCTCGAGGACCTGGGTTTCTCCGAGCAGGCCCAGAAGCGCTACGAGGAATCGTTCACCCGGCCCTACGGCGCGCTCCTGGTCACCGGACCGACGGGCTCGGGCAAGTCGACCACGCTCTACGCGACGCTCAACATCATCAACAAGACGGAGAGGAACACGATCACCGTCGAGGACCCCGTCGAGTACCGGCTCCCGGGGCTCACGCAGGTCCAGATCAACCCCAAGGCCGGTCTCACCTTCGCGGGGGCCCTCCGATCGATCCTGCGGTCCGATCCGGACACGGTCATGATCGGGGAGATCCGCGATCGGGAGACGGCGAACATCGCCATCGAGTCCGCCCTCACCGGACACCTGGTCCTGTCCACGCTGCACACTAACGACGCCCCGTCTGCGGCGACGCGTCTCGTCGAGATGGGGGTGGAGCCCTTCCTGGTCGCGTCCGCGCTCGACTGCGTCCTCGCTCAGCGGCTCGCCCGCCGCCTGTGCGAGAGGTGCAAGGAGGAGTACGTGCCCACCCCGGAGGCTCTCATCGAGCACCGGTTCCCATGGCGCGACGGGGAGCCGCTGCCGACCCTGCAACGCCCGGTGGGGTGCCAGCACTGCGCGAAGACGGGTTACCGCGGGCGGGTCGCGCTCATCGAGGTGATGATCGTCACCGAGGAGGTCGAGCGCCTGATAGTCGAGCATCGCCCTTCGGAGGACATCAAGAGGATGGCCGTGGAGCAGGGGATGAGGACCCTCCGCGAGGACGGCATGGACAAGGTGCGACTCGGGATCACCAGCATCGAAGAGATCCTCCGGGTCGTCGTCTAGGGAGACATCGGATGGCCAAGACAGGTAGAGAGTTGGCAACGAGCCAGGCGATGGCCGACACCCTCGTCGCCGAGAAGGTCCTCACCGCGAAGCAGGTGGAGCGGGTCCGCCAGCACGAAGCCGAGTCCGGGGCGGGCTTCGTGGCCGCGATGATCGCGAACGGCCTGGACACCCCGAAGGCCCTGGAGGTCGTGGCGCGGTTCGCAGGCGTCCCGTTCGTGGACGTCGCGAGCGCGGACCTCGACCCCGACGCCGTGCGGAACATCACGGCCGCCGTCGCGCGGCAGCACCGGGTGATCCCGGTCCGGTTCGAGGGGGACCGACTCGTCCTGGCCATGGCCGACCCGCAGGACCAGCCGGCCCTCGACGAAGTGGCGGCCTTCGTGGGCCTGGTCGTCGAGCCCGTCCTGGCATCGAAGGAGGCGATCGCCGAAGCGATCGACAGGGTCTTCGGTCCGGAACAGACCGACGGACCCGCGGCCTCCCGCGACGGAGAGGATGTCGCCGTGGGTCAGCGCCTGGGCGTCACGATCGACGAACCCGTCGTGGACATCCACGACCTCCTCGAGCAGGTGCTGCTCCGGGGTGCGTCCGACCTCCACCTGACCGGAGGGGTCCCGCCGGTCCTCCGCGTCCACGGCGACCTGGTGCACCTCGACGAGTACCCGGTGCTCTCGGCCGAGGATCTCCAGAAGCTCGTGTACGGGATGCTCACGCAGAAGCAGCGCGAGCGCATGGAGACCGACCTGGAGCTCGACTTCTCCTACTCCTTGCCAGGCAAGGCCCGGTACCGCGTGAACATCTACATGCAGCGCGGGGTATTCGGCGCCGCCTTCAGGCTCATCCCGTTCAGCATCAAGTCATTGGAGGAGCTCGGTCTGCCCCCGAAGCTCGCCGACTTCTCGCGCCTGCCCCGCGGGCTCGTCGTGGTCACGGGTCCCACCGGGTCGGGGAAGTCGACCACCCTGGCCTCCATCATCGACCTGATCAACCGCGAGCGTCCGGTGCACATCATGACCGTGGAGGACCCGATCGAGTTCCTCCACGCCCACAAGCGCGCGATCATCAACCAGCGTGAGGTGGGAGCGGACACCCACGGGTTCGCCCAGGCTCTCAAGCACGTCCTGCGTCAGGACCCCGACGTGATCCTGGTGGGGGAGATGCGCGACCTGGAGACGATCCAGATGGCCATCACGGCTGCCGAGACCGGACACCTCGTCTTCGGCACCCTGCACACCCAGGACGCCCCCCAGACCGTGGACAGGATCATCGACGTCTTCCCGCCGCATCAGCAGCAGCAGATCCGCGTCCAGCTCGCCGGTGCCCTTCAGGGCGTGGTCGCGCAGCAGCTGCTGCAGACGAGGGACGGGACATCACGCGTCGCGTCGATCGAGGTGCTCATCGCCACATCGGCGGTCCGCAACCTCATCCGGGAAGCCAAGACCCACCAGATCTACTCGCAGATGCAGGCGGGCGGCCAGCACGGGATGATCACGATGGACGACTCCCTCGCCGACCTCGTGAAGCGGGGCAAGATCACCTTCGCAGCCGGACTCGAGCGGTGCCACGACGCCGAGGAGTTCTCGCGCATGGCCGGCGGGTCGGCGGGGTCACCTGCCGCCTCGAGCCGCGCGCGCGTCATCGGATAGGGGGAGGCAGATGCCCGAGTTCCAGTACAAGGCACGAGACACCCAGGGCCGCTCCCGCACGGGGGTCCTGGAGGCGGACAACCAGGCGGTCGTCCTGGAACGCCTCCGGACGAGCCAGCTCATGCCCATCGAGATC
Protein-coding regions in this window:
- a CDS encoding ATPase, T2SS/T4P/T4SS family, with product MRKRKARDYLEDFVRSGLVTDEQLQIGLKEAERSGKSALRVLIEKGFLTDDDVRVTGFRWQGYETVELGEEQIDTSVVAMLPERLARSYSALPLRLEDNVLVVAMADPTNIIAVDDIRTMTGREVRVVIAAKADIEEALVRHQSLDSAVEMASEPTPDDDEDGELAVEDAPIVKLINEILSRGVQMRASDIHVEPQERDVRIRYRIDGVLHEITKTQKSMQASMISRLKVMADLNIAERRVPQDGRITANIDGKPIDLRVATLPSVWGEKVVLRILDRAQSVLRLEDLGFSEQAQKRYEESFTRPYGALLVTGPTGSGKSTTLYATLNIINKTERNTITVEDPVEYRLPGLTQVQINPKAGLTFAGALRSILRSDPDTVMIGEIRDRETANIAIESALTGHLVLSTLHTNDAPSAATRLVEMGVEPFLVASALDCVLAQRLARRLCERCKEEYVPTPEALIEHRFPWRDGEPLPTLQRPVGCQHCAKTGYRGRVALIEVMIVTEEVERLIVEHRPSEDIKRMAVEQGMRTLREDGMDKVRLGITSIEEILRVVV
- a CDS encoding PilT/PilU family type 4a pilus ATPase; the protein is MADTLVAEKVLTAKQVERVRQHEAESGAGFVAAMIANGLDTPKALEVVARFAGVPFVDVASADLDPDAVRNITAAVARQHRVIPVRFEGDRLVLAMADPQDQPALDEVAAFVGLVVEPVLASKEAIAEAIDRVFGPEQTDGPAASRDGEDVAVGQRLGVTIDEPVVDIHDLLEQVLLRGASDLHLTGGVPPVLRVHGDLVHLDEYPVLSAEDLQKLVYGMLTQKQRERMETDLELDFSYSLPGKARYRVNIYMQRGVFGAAFRLIPFSIKSLEELGLPPKLADFSRLPRGLVVVTGPTGSGKSTTLASIIDLINRERPVHIMTVEDPIEFLHAHKRAIINQREVGADTHGFAQALKHVLRQDPDVILVGEMRDLETIQMAITAAETGHLVFGTLHTQDAPQTVDRIIDVFPPHQQQQIRVQLAGALQGVVAQQLLQTRDGTSRVASIEVLIATSAVRNLIREAKTHQIYSQMQAGGQHGMITMDDSLADLVKRGKITFAAGLERCHDAEEFSRMAGGSAGSPAASSRARVIG